Below is a window of Rhipicephalus sanguineus isolate Rsan-2018 chromosome 9, BIME_Rsan_1.4, whole genome shotgun sequence DNA.
GTAACAAAAGTTGCCTGATCGATTTTGTATACTTGTTCAGAGAATACCTGTAGAAGAACCAACGATGATCTTCGTAGTTCCCTCTCCCCCTGTGTATAAAGTAACAATCAAATCCTGACGCTTTTCTTGTGAACACCCCTgcattctgtttcttttttatgtgcTGTAGACATGATTCCAAGCAACTTAAGCACACGAAGCGTGGCATATGAGCCAAATATCTCTTCGTGTCTCTGTTCGGTAACAGCTGTGAGAAGTCGGCGCTGCAATCTACGTTCAGATGCGGCCGTGACCTTCTTACAAGGCGCTGAGGGGAGGGTCATAAAGTAACCGGAGCTCTGGAGGAAATGACGAGTGGCAGGCAGCATTCTAATCCTTATCGCGACTTCTTCCTGGCAGCGAAAACATGCCAGGTCGGTTTCCGTCCGTGAAACTTCTCAAGTTTCTCTCGAGCGGAAAACTTCCAGCGACACGCAAACCCCGTACATTCACGATCTCAACATTCcatctattctttctttctttctttctttctttctttctttctttctttctttctttctttctttctttctttctttctttctttctttctttctttctttctttctttctttctttctttctttctttctttctttctttctaggtaCGCAAGAAACCCGATATTATACATTTCACGACTTCGCGAAGTGTTTCACGGACacggtcaatcaatcaatcaatcaatcaatcaatcaatcaatcaatcaatcaatcaatcaatcaatcaatcaatcaatcaatcaatcaatcaatcaatcaatcaatcaatcaatcaatcaacgaaTTTACTCAGCATGCAAAACATCGCAATGTTGCAGGAGCAGCGTGTGCTTTTATACTTGAACTACAGACGACCCgagcaagaagaagaaagaacagaaagtTAAAGTATGAAACAACTAAGTCTGCAAGGAAGTTTTGCTTCTTtcatagaccttttcacagaaggctTCCTGGGCGCCGCCATGACCCGCATAGGACGCCGCTAAATAGgcatgaccccccaaaaatgcactgccgaggctgtgacgtcaacCTTTGTACTCCCATGCCACAGTCCAGAAGGGAGATGATGGCTCTTCtgtgaaaaaatatacacaaacgcacgcacgagtgTGGAAACAGAGAAGCACCAGTTGCAGCGCGGCGcctgtttgagagagagagagagactctttattggaaaaacagagatttttgccggcgtcagtatataaccgctggcatgctactctgtgtagggatggggaagggggttgacagactaaataagagagggaaggaaataataaaaagaaagaatatagaaaaatgaaatgcgcaagtgaacctgatagaaatatttacaacgagtgtgtcaggtaagtgaagcctttgctgtatgaaataatcgggtgcaatcattaaagctttcctactaggccaatgtttgacaagtaattaaacagagactgtaaaacccgtcgctgtttagaagggccgggcactgggcctaatatgttgggcaacgttaattgatcgtgacaaatcatgtccatttgtctctcaaacattgctctctcatcgcggtacgcggagcagtccagtaatatgtgctctactgtctctatgctgccacagttatcacagcagggactagtggtgcgccctatgcggtacaaataactgttcgtgtatgccacgttcagtcgaagacgatggtacagtgtctcaagttggcgaggctGGGCGCCTGTTTGTACTTCTATTAGCCACTACATCAGCAATGATTTGCGATATCATTGACACCAATTGATGGATCGTTCATCACAAACACGTCTCGAATCCGCTCATGTATTCGTGCCACAGGCGTCCCATTACCATCATTCAGGTGACGCCCCTcacattattatcattatcatcatcattatcagcatgTTTTAGTCAGCTGCAGGACGAAGCCGTGTCCCAATGACCTCAAGTTTGTCCTATCCTGTACGAGCTGATTCcattatccctgcgaacttcttaatttcgtcacaccatctaactctctgcctttctcgattgcgtttcccatcccttggtgaCCACTCTGTTGCTtttactgtccaccggttgtcttcTTCTATGCATTAcctggccagcccaggtccattgcTTTCGGTTGAAGTCAACTAGCATATCAGcgacccctgtttgttccctgacccattctgccgtcctccgatctcttaaagttacacctatcatttttcgttccattgccTGCTGCGTGGTGCTAAACTTTTTCTCTAGTTTTGCTATTTTCCGCGTTTCAGCCCACATGTGACAACTGGCAGTATGCAGCGGATATACTTTTTGCTTCAATGACACCGGTAGATTTCGTAAcattatttgggagtgcctgccgAATGCACTCCAGCCAATCCTTATTCTTCGGGGAATCTCCTTTTCGTATTATAGGCTCTCCTCTTAGTAGCCCTATATGCACTCATATATTTGATGTGTTCTAGCTTTCATATATACTGATATCTTACAGCGCTCTCCGCCGTCCTTCCCCGCCATTTCTGTCGAAGATCGGTGGCTCGTCCTACCCGTATTTATTCGACTAGCACTGACTAACATTGGCTGATTGCTAACTGATGACCAATGTTGATTAATGTTGGATATCCACTGTTGTAACAGCAACACTGTCTTCATTCATGTATATCTAGCAGTGTTCTCGCTAAATAACAGCGGAGCCGTGTAAGCtaagccgtaatttgtgcggccgatcagaaaactatcatcatcatcaacgggtatgtgccacataaatccCACTACTATATACAAAATAGGGatacaaaaaacaaagagaaagaaagagaagaaagaaagaaaaaataacaatgagaaataaaaaagcccacccagctgcgctgttccttcaggctcggcacgactagtgcgaagctgccgtactagggaacgggaaaggaaacggcggctgcgagaagagcccgaagcgatggaagccctacgccaacgacgacgtgtccgtagatctgtgagaggtgcgaacgttcggttttggagtttggacatccgtgtcgtgactatcCTAGCTAGAGCCTAgcaacaacttagaagcaacgagattagacttcagaatcgtccagttgctctgtttcaagccttgcgcgacttagtgcaagcttcgccctttcttggtttttttttttttgcaagtacaTTTCAGCTCTAAACGTTCCTGTTGCGTGCAATGCACATTCCAGAAATTGCGCAGCGCGTGGTAAGACATAAAACGCAACGTGTCGTACGAGACGCTCGTATCGACAGCTTTCGTAATCAGCCGTGTGTTGTGGCTTAGCGCCAAAATCTACGAAAGGGGAAAATGAATCAGCGATAAGGCGAAAGAGTCGCTCACGAAAGGGGCGAGTTATCGAATGGTTTAACGCATGCGCGGCGCTGATAGCAGCTACATATTTTTCGCGAAATAAAATGCGCGAACTGGTGCAGCGCGTTACATCCTGAAAGCTCGCAGCTCTATATACGGGCCGTTTGTCTTATACCGAGCGGAAATTATTTGTTATTACGTTGGTACGTATCCTTTTTTACGAAGCTTCAGTGTTCTGTAAGAATCGTCAATTTATAGCGTCGTCATTGTTCAGCATCGTAATGCTGCAAATTTTATGGCGTTGTGGAGCAATCGTAATGCTTTCTTTGTTAAAGCGAACGATCGAAGCACCAATACATTGACTCAAGTGCCTGAAACTCTTGTGTTTGTAATCGAGCCGGCGTAATGAGAAAGAACCACCAGAATTAACGCGACAACTCGTGTATCTGCACGATGCTCCTGTGAACATTTGAGTCACGCGCAAAATCTCTCGACGCTTATACCGCAAACACTTAGGCGTGCGCACATGAGaaatggggagggggggcaggggggggggaagCTTCCCTAATAATCAAATGGGGCGCCAAGTGTGCCCTACCCCtctactcagtcggacctgttcCGTCATTGCacacaggtttttgacgataaggGCGGCCTATAGGACCTCTAATAGTGCATTCCACGAACTGGTTACTTCACACCTTCACCATCCATAGGAAATCACTTCATTTTAGTTTTTGAATTCATTGCAAAGCTGGATTATCTTTCGGATTAGATCAACGGGAAGGGAGGGGTGTTGCTGCTGTCAAGCTTGGCCTTCCCCTAATGAAGTACCCTACGGACGCCTAAGCGCAAACGTACTCACACGTTCCTATTCAAACGCTAACACTATAGGAGTTTCAGCGTGAAAGCGGAGTGCGTAGGTATGTACAAAACCTGCCATATATTTACGCGCCTAATACCACCACAGTTGGCTGCTCTCGGCTAGTGTTGGCTACTGTAACCCATTGTCGGCTATCAAGGTAACTGAAGGCAACTAACCGtaattctttcttccttcttttgtttGTTACAGTATCCTCGGGTGAGACATTCCCACAAGCTGGAAGCAACCATGAGCGCGCCAAGCACTGCAATCGCTACTCCGGTCGCGGCCTCCCTGCTACTGCTGTGGACCGCGCACGGGACCACGTGCCTGACGATCGGCGAGCCGACGCCGACGGGAGTCGAACACGGCGACCTCTCGCGGCGGCCGCCGCAGTACGTCATAGAAGTGGTCGAATACGTCACGAGGGGGTACGACATCGAGGAGCCACCGCCGTTCGTGGTCACCAACTCGACAAAGATGCCAATATCTCGTGAGTATCTTTACACTTGCCGTATCAGTAAAATAAAAAAGCGCTTTTTACAGCTCGAACATTTCAGAATTGTTAACTCTCGTAGCCGCCACGGATTTTAGTCACATACGGTAACTATGGCGGATTCTAAGAAAAGCAAGCACATGCAAGCAGGTGCCCACGATATGTCCAGTTTACAATAGTCACATTAAATTATACTGCAAGGTACCTACAGTATGCATGATGGAAACACGCATGATGGAAACACGCATTTAATCAGCGTTCCATGATTCCTAGTCCCAAAGGGCAGATGTCACTGTCGTATTTAATGTCATTAAATTACTTTGCACGAGTGGCTGCAGGTCTGAAACGTTTGTCGTTTGCAGACAAACTACAAACGATTACAAACGTTTAAAAATAACATGAAGTATGAAGACAAAAAAACCATCCAGCATCAAGAAAAATAAGGATTTCTTCAACCTTATCGCAACAAGAGAGAcattaatagaaaaaaaaaacgcagcaatTAATTCAGCAGTTCTTAGACCATTTATTACTAActggtagcaaaccgaaaaacgtctggttaacctcccttcctttcgcttaacctttctctctctctctctctacacataGCTGTTATTACTGATTAAAGCAGTTATTAGTAATGTTAGGTGAGTTACTACACAACGAACGTCACGACAGGATGTCAAAAACGCGACTGCTCGATTTTTGTTAAGTTTGAACGCTGGTATGACTTGGGGGAGGGGGCAATTGCCCTTTGCGCACCCCCTGCCGACAtccatgcccccctccccccacttcccttcttggctacgccaatgcatggccataacccttcACATTAAACAAACTAGTGCCAAAAAGCGCATTACATTTCATTGTTAAAAGAAAAGTGTTTCAGTACTCCGTCTGTTTTactatctgacaaagaaatttcgtaCTTATCGGCTAACCGTCTGAACTGAACCGATTACGCCTTTCAGTCACGATGCATCATCTGATGATGATCAaggtttctgttgtttttttttttttgtgtgtctctgTGCCTTTTCATGCTTTGTTTGTATCATTTTGTTTCTGACGTGGTGCGCCTAAGAATGTAATTATATTATTTTTcgcccgaataaacttcagttgtcagtcagcgcttcgtgtggtgtggtgtgtgttccttcttcgtagtcgtcttttactgcgctgtttcccgtttcaccaAAATTTAGTGCCCCTTGCTCCTTTCGTGGGCAAGTTTATGTTCGAAGCGTAAAACGCAAGAGTAGTTATAGCTACATGCCACGCGCCTAGGACTAGCAATTAGGTGCATTGTTCAGTGATGACTGAATGGTGGAGCTACATGTCACGCGCCTAGGACTAGCAATCAGATGCATTGTTCAGTGATGACTGAATGGTGGAGATTTCTGCAACTTCctcgagataagaaaaaaaattggtatcttgtgataGTGGATTTATTTCCGCGATTGTATGTAGTTTATAGATTCGGTTGCCCGATGCACGATAGCACGTGAAATGTATATTACTCACGGACTGAAACGCGAGAATGTAGGGATAAGCAATGCACGTACTCTCGTTTCCAACGTCTTCAGTTaaggtcatatcggcgtaatttcgactcgaatgcttgaatcagagccaacattacttttagAGGCCAGATTCATAGCGATATacgacgtggttatctcgagaaaTCGTGCTTACCAGTCGTTATGCTGaaatcggaggggatacagcgcaagagaaggcgaggacaagaaaggcgacgcacacagagcgctgacttacaacactttactggtagaaagggaaggatgaacatttatacacttcgctaacatgcgccacaaccggggcaaatgaagatttttttttttaacattatacATAGAGCAACCACCACTGCGTacacgggcgtatcactcatggtctgtttagatatgatatttcatgagatggaagtgctatcgaaggagagatgatgcaactgctatcgaactttctgatgaagtctgcctcgatgatttcgcgtgtcaactgtaAATTATGCCTAGCCAGGACCTCGCCTTTTTCAAAGAAGGGCGCgcagccacagtcacgacaatgatcctgcgctgtatcccctccgatgtctaaacaacacgcccaagcttcgatactaagttATACTGAAAGTTCTGAGGTCGCGtttaatccgtgagtactgtacagaaGGGtccacattcgtgcaggcttcctgagtggactactggcggtcatttaacttcattctgCTGTGTactgctgcagaggatcactttgctggagacaccaCTATGTTGGACGATCGTTCTACGTGCCGCGTTCCAGTACTAACGTCaagaggatttttttttctccgctcggaaacgaatacaacaaaaaaacaagctgtgtatgcatttcgggcctaatggttgattctttttatgcaattaTTGAATCTGACTGATGGAAGACTAATAAGATAATGAGTTATATGCAAATTAACATTATTTACTGAAACTCGCAAAACAACACATtcgttcattttctttcttggaatgtaatactgagtgcctccGAATTATTCCATGCGAATTTGATGCGTTTGCAgtcagtgcatcataattcgtgtctGAAGGGGATATACTAGTACCGTGCACGAACCACGTCCACTTGCAGTTAGGGGCCCGACCAGCAATTTGACAGGTGCACATTCGTGTGTTCCCTTTAATAGTGGCCCGTACTGCACATCACATTACTTTCGCCCCTCTTGCAATCCTCCTTTTTTCatgatgccacggcgcatgcgccgttgcaataccggctttgcttctggcaataccggccTTGAAATACAGGCTTtggttctggcaataccggttgtcccgggccctaccaaaaccctaccaaaacggcagagggcagcacagcaaaatgaaagaggcggattcatGTGTGTATAAGATGTTTACGCTTTCGCCCGTCGTTTTATGCAGTCGTCTGTCCTAGTTGGCGCTGGAAACTTAGGCCTAATCCTGTTTTGCTTCCATCTTTTACGCTTGCAGATGCAGTCAAATCGGTGAACCCGTTCCTCTTGGTGGCCCTGGTGGTCACCGCCCTGCTGGTCCTGCTGCTTGGCTTCGCGTACGTGACGCGAAAAAGCGACACCGAGGACCCAGACTGCCCAGCTAAcaggcagcagcaacagcagcggaACGCGAGCGCCGCATCGCGGCACAACGGGGCCTTCGAGCAAGACACCGAAGGCACGGACGCCTGTCCCGCACAGCCGCCGTCTTACGACGACGTCGTCAAGGTCCCCTGGACCATATGGGCGGCCACGCAGCAGGGAGTCTTCACGCAGGGCACCGGAGCCACTCCACCGCCTTCGTACGAAGACGCGAGGAGGACTTTCCCGTTTCCCGAGTGTGCGCAGTGATGACGTCAAGACACGAATGGATCTGACTTTACGGAAGTCGTGAACTCTCTTTGTGACGACGCCCATTCCCCTTCTACGACGTCAACGCGCCAGTCGGACGTGACGTAAGCGAAGATGATGTCACAAAGTTAGCGGATCTGACGTGACGGAAGTCATCTCTATTTGTGACGACCCTTGTATGACGTCTCCACATCCATAGTGCCAATTTATGTGACGTCAGTTCGTGAGCCAGAAGTATTTGGCCCATAAGAATTCGCTTACCCTCCTGGCGATGACGCTCGTAGGACGTTCCCGTTCCCGCGGGATACTGTCGCGGCTATGACGTATGGAAGATGACGCCACAAAGCTAGCGGATCTGTACTGACGGAAGAAGTAGTTCCCTTTGTGGTGACCCTTGTATGACGTCACCGCTTCCGTATTGCCAATTTGTACGACGTCACTTCACGAGCCAGGAGGATGTGGCTCGAAGGAATTCGCTTACTCTATTCGCGACGACGCTCGTTGAACGTTCCCGTTTCCGCAGGATACCCTCCTATGACGTCGCGGCTCTGACGGATGTGACACGTCAACTTGTCGGACGACAAAGTGACGTGTCTGTTTCTGGAGTGCCTCACGTTCGACGTCACTGTGTGGATGGGTAGTATGACGATACAAATGTGCTTTATCCACCAGTGAAGCCCGAGGATGTGGTATAAGTAATGAGCTACGACGCGTGTTTTGTTGTGGAGTGTAGCGGAAGAGTCCTGATGCTTCAGCAGTCGTAATAGTGAGCGAGCATAAGGAAGCGACAAGCCAGAATTACCTTCCCGTGCCAAAAAGACACCCGCCTTGCGGAATTAATAAGCGTCTGTACTCCGCGAAGGCATTGCAGAGGAGGAACCGGTGCGATTTTGTTGTTACGCGAGTGTGTACCCGCTTTTAGGTACGTTTGAATAGGAGTAGCTTTTACAGTAAGCTGAACTCTTGAATAGAAGTGTGTGAATAGGAAATGTGTGACCAGAAATATGTGACAGTGCTTCAGCAACTAGACTTGCGTGGAACCTCCGGCTATGAACCTAGACCGCCACGATAGTTAAGATACCCTAAGTGGGCACGTTCATGACCTGATGACATCGCTCGCCAGAACACGTGATATTCACTAACGTGCCCATCGGAAGCTCGTTTACAAGTTGAAGGCGTGTGGCAGCACCGATACTGCTTCCTCTACCATGCCACAAGAAATGatccatttctttcttgctttcctaCTGTAGTTTGGTGGAAGAGCCTCCAAGTCACGTCAGTAGCCTCAAACTATGGAACCGCTTTCTGCACCAGAGTCGCCGAAGTGGCCAAGGAAGTGTTTCTGTGGGCTTCACGCGAAAGACAGTGAGTGTTTGCCTTGTGACGAGAACAGCGTTTTAACGGGCAGGACATTGTgtcatcgtcatcaccatcatcatcatcatcataatctgactacgcccactgcagggtgaAGTCCTCGCCAATGTGTCTCCCGGGTTGCGCCAATCGACCCAGTCCTGTACTGTTATCAcgacaaacttcttaatctcattcaTCTCCCCACCTAACTCTCTGCCCCCTCCCCCGCTcctgcgcttgccttctcttggaatccagactGCTACTTTTAATGACCAGCGActatcttgccttcgcgctaaatgccctgcccatgtccatttcttgttgatttcgactaagatgtacTTAACACCCGTTTGTACCCTGACCCATTCtgttctcttcttgtctcttaaaatcacacctatcatttttcattGTATACAAATACATAGAAGAGAGAtacagcggacaactacggtggaCTGATGCGAGACGCGATTGTCGCTGACCTGTGTACACGTTAGTCAGTGCTCATAACTAGCAGGACATTTAGCGTCACAAGCACTGTTTGTACGACTAAATCTGTTCATCAGCCCTCTCGCCGTTATTCCGAGGGACGCTTACATTTCTTCCCCACGAAGAAGATGGTTAAAGCGTTTGTAATCAAAGGAAGCCTTTCTCGACGCTGGAACGTCTCAGAAACGCCTACTTGGCAGTGCCAATTATTTATAGAACACCGGGACAAATGAAATGACTCCGGCCTTTTCGTGCGTAGAGCGCCGCGAACACTAGTGATCATTGCAGAACTCGACTGCTTCTGGACTGTACATATCATGTGAATCTTCCTTAGAACATGCCATCAAACTACCACGCTGCGGATGTACTTTGTGCCTTTGCGTGGATTTCCACAACCTCATTAAAGTCGTCATCTCTcgtttttgtgctttttcttGCATTCATCAAGAAAACACCGTGAACTGTTTATTAAAGCTGCTTATGATCGGCAAATAAACACGTTAGACATGTCTGCAGATATTAATGGGCACTTCAGCATCTCTAACAGCGAAAACATCTGATAAGAGCTTTACTTTCTTCAAggacaaaaaaaatgattgattGACATGTGTTGGTTACAGCGAATGTGACATTACAAAGGCCAAAGTGAAAGgaattcattgttttcataccTTGCCTTAAAAATATTTCGTATTGACCATTTCTAATGCTGAGGTCAACCACTTGCTCCCAAGAAACTGCACGCAAATTTCACGTACGTAGCGTAATATGCCAGGGGTAAAATAGTTAATAAATTAGTAGAAGATGGTAAGGAAAAGTGAAGAAATGAAGGAACGAAAAGGTTTTTGCTCATAACAGCCCAACCGCATATATGAGATTATCTTCTAAGAAATGTCGGGTATCAGATCGCAATGAGCGGTCATCCTGAGAGACGACCGAGTAGAGAAGAAATACTGGCGCTGCCCCTGGTGTACAGACGCGCTGTGGAAGTGCACGCACACGGACACCCACAaccccaagagaaaaaaaaaacaacaaactgaAACAAAGCTAACGCAGCGTCCGATttcgtttcttgttttttgttcaaTGAACTTCCGTCTTTGTGCACCCCTTCGGCGTACCGCTTTACACCTTCAGTCATGTAATAACAAATGACTCAGCCGACGCACTTCTTAACGTTGCATTATAACGTATTGGAAACAATCtagtaaaaaaaagtaataagGTAAATGGTTGCCCACATCGATTCAATTCGGCACCGACGCACTTCTTAACGTTGCATTATGACGTATTGGAAACAATCTagggaaaaaaaagtaataagtaGGTAAAGGGTTGCCAACATCTATTCAATTTGGCACCAAAGAAGGAGGAGGAGCAATGTAATTATGGTTTTCTACGtatcaaaaccacgatttgattataagCCACGCCGTGCGCCTAAATCCAGGTACAAGGGTTTTCTTGCATTTCGACCCCCTCGGAATGCTGCgaccgtgaccgggaatcgagcccgcgtcctcaggatcagcagcgcgacaccttaggAGGAAAAGCAACACATGGAACCACACGCAGATGAGCCGTAACCTAGACCGGCTGCCTATCCTGTGCTGGGGTGCAATTATGACGTAACGGGGAACTatcgaaagaaaaggaagaaaacatgTGGAGGCAACCCTAATACCTTGACTCAAATCTCTGAATATGGCACTCGCACATCGGTGTTCATGTGCCCTTGTGTATTCCTTGGTTTAACTTTTTGTTTAGTCACATTGCATAAGCAGATCTCAAAGGTCCCGCAGAAGGAAGCGCAAGGTTGAGATCTGCTTCTAATGTTTTCGTAACAATCCCAGATGcgcacaagaaaaccgtctgctctttcgattaaatcattcaattaattttcattaattatcatgACATTTAAGCGGCCTCTGTCTCAAAGGAgccctgtaacacttttccaagtaaccatcgaaggGCTcaattaaaggagtttattgcctcacgaatcggccgccgcaaaaaaaaaaaaaaattc
It encodes the following:
- the LOC119405058 gene encoding uncharacterized protein LOC119405058, with the protein product MSAPSTAIATPVAASLLLLWTAHGTTCLTIGEPTPTGVEHGDLSRRPPQYVIEVVEYVTRGYDIEEPPPFVVTNSTKMPISHAVKSVNPFLLVALVVTALLVLLLGFAYVTRKSDTEDPDCPANRQQQQQRNASAASRHNGAFEQDTEGTDACPAQPPSYDDVVKVPWTIWAATQQGVFTQGTGATPPPSYEDARRTFPFPECAQ